Within Sorangiineae bacterium MSr11367, the genomic segment ACGGTTTCCGTGTTGCCCAGCATCATCGATTGCCACGCGGAATCGTCCTTCGCGGCATGAATCGGCGTGCCGCCGGTCCACCCGCCGGCGGTGAGCACGGCGCCCGTGGGGTCGCCGAACTTCGCCTTCACGTGTTCCAGCGTGGCATGCCAATCGCTGTCCAGGGCGACGTCGGTCACGAGGCCGAGCACGCGCGGGGCGAGCTCCTTCTCCAGTGCATGCACGCGCTCTTTCGCCTCGGTGCGATCCAGCACGACGACACGTTCGCCGCGCCGCGCCTGCTGCCGAACGATGGCCGAACCCAGCGCGCCTGCGCCGCCGGTGACGATGGTGATGGCTCCCGTGCTCATGGTGTCACTCCTGTCACGCTTGTCACTCCAGCCCACCGGGGCGCACGGCTTCTTCCGGGGCCGTTCCGCCGATGGATTTCAAATCCGGCTGCATGCGCGCTTGCTTCACGTTGTCCCACTGGCTGCCGGTCTCGTTGTCGTCGTTGCCGTACTGGCCTTGCAGGGTGGGCGTGTTGTCCGAGTTCATCTTGTAGACGAACACCCCGCGGCCCTTGGCTTGCGCCGAGGGGCCAACCATCCCGTACGTGTGCTCCTTCCAGGTGAAGTGCAGAACGTTGCCCGATTTGGTTCCGGACATCTCGCCCCACTTGCTCTGGTCGGTGCGCTTCCAACGCCCGACCACGGACGAGTCGGTCTCGACCAGGTGGAGGTAGCCGAAGACCGGATGGAAGTAGACCCCGGTCCACGATTCGCCGGCGGGCATTTCGCCCGGCGTGATCTTGGCCGTATTCGGCCCGCTGCCGCCTTCGCACGCGGTCAGTGTGCCGGCGCCCAACGCCGCCAAGCCCGAGATGGCCGCGACCAACACGAAACGCCTTACGCTCGTCATGGGAGGGGAGTCTATCGCCGATCGGCACGGCTTCAAAATACGTTGCGATTATCCTGCTTTGCGCAGCGCGATGGCCAAGAGCGCCGCCGCGCCGAGCGGTGCGACCGTCCGCACGTGGTTCCACGTCGTCCACTGGACCAGGTACTCCTTCCAATAGGCCATGCCCTCGGCGCTCGCCGGATCCAGGGCGGCCAGCGCGTCGTTGCGGGGCACATGGTAAAAAATCGTGACCAGGATGGTCACCATGTACAGGGCGCACCCGAGGACGCGGTAGGCCGCGCCGTCGTCACCCAAGCGGACGAACGACGCAGTGCCCAGCACGAGGCACACGAGCGCCGTGCCGAACATCGCCACCATCAGCCCCGCCGTGGGGGCTGCCACATTGATCGCGTTCATCGCCTCGGCACCGCGTGCGGCGGGCAGGTACCCGAGGCCCTTCATCACGAAGGTCGAGAACGCGAAGAACACCCCGGCCACCAGCGCGGACCCGAGGAGCGCCACCATCGTCAACACACGCATCGTTTGCTCGGACATGCCTAGATGATGCGCCGTGCACGGATGCATCGCCACTGGCATGATTTCATGACATCGATGCATAATTGCATCGTTCTGCCCAAGAAAAAGGCGGGAACGTCGTTCCCGCCTCTTTTCATCCGGATGGGGCGTCAGGCGTTGGCGTCGTCCTGATCCGCGCCCTCTTCCTCGAGGGCGGCGCCGTGGCACTTCTTGAACTTCTGCCCGCTGCCGCAGGGGCAGGGGTCGTTGCGCCCGATCTTCGGGGTCGCGCGCTGCGCGGGCTGGACGATGCGGGCCTGCTGCTGCGGCCTGCGCATGGGCTGGCGCTGCTGCGGGGCCTCATCCTGATCCGCGCCCGGATCGAGCTCGGAGCCGTGACGCGCTTGGGCGGCGCGCAGTTGCGCCTCGTGGCGCTCGGCCTCTTCGTGCTGCATCTGCTCGACGTCGGCCTCGCGGCGGACCTGCGCCTTGAACAGGTTCGTCGCCACATTGGAGCTGATCTCCGCCATCATCGTGACGAAGATCGTGTAGCCCTCTTTCTTGTACTCCTGCTTCGGATCGCGCTGGCCGTAGCCGCGCAGACCGATGCCGTCGCGCAAGTGCTCCATGTTCGTGAGGTGCTCGACCCACGCGCGGTCGATTTCCGTCAGGTAGAAGTGACGGAACAACTTGAGCAGGAGCTCGGTGCCGAGGTCTTTTTCCTTCTGCTGAAGCACGGCCTCGGCCTGGTCGTACAGCCGGTGCGCGAGCTCCTCCAGGTCGGTGACGTGCACGTAGTCCTTCGGCTTGATGCCGAAGTGATCGCGGAAGCCCTCGCCGATGTCGTCCCACTTCCAGTCTTCCGGCGGGACGTTGCCGGGGCAACTCTCCTCGAGGATCGCCGCGATGATGCTGTCGACCAAATCGAGAAGGCGCTCGCGTTGCTCGGTGAGGCTGCGCGGGATCTCGTCCATGAGCCGCTCGTAGATCTTCTGCGGCTTCTTGGCGTCGTTCTCGCGGTATTCGAGTTTGTATCCCCAGTAATTGTAAATATCTTCCTGGAGACTCCCCATCTCGTAGAGCTCTTTGACCGCCTCCACGGACGCGGGTTTGCCGCCTCCGTCGGGCGCCACCGAGGTTCCGTAATGGAGAACCATGTCGCGGATGGCATCTTTGACGTCGTCGCGCAGGCGATCGAGCGGGTCGATCGCGCGCAGCTTGCCCGTGGGCTTGCCGTCGTCGTCCACCATTTCCGGCGTGTAGCGGCCGATGAGCAGCTGCTGGCGGACCTTGTAGACCGTCTTGCGCTGCTCGCTCATGACGTCGTCGTATTCGAGCAGGTTCTTACGAATGTCGAAGTTGCGTCCCTCGACCTTCGACTGCGCATCGCTGATCGACTTGCTCACCCACGGGTGCTCGATGGGTTCGTCGTCGGGCATGCCCATGCGCTCCATCAGGGCCTTCACCCGCTCGCCGCCGAAAATGCGCATCAAGTCGTCTTCGAGCGACAGGTAGAACCGGCTCGAACCGGGATCGCCCTGGCGCCCTGCGCGTCCGCGGAGCTGGTTGTCGATGCGGCGTGACTCGTGGCGCTCGGTGCCGAGGATGTGCAGGCCGCCGGCCTCGCGCACCTCGTCACCCTCTTGCTTGCACGAGATTTCGAGCTTGGCGACGAGCTTTGCGAACTCCTCCGGCTCGGCCTCGGGATCGCGCCCCTGCTCCTTGAAATCGAGCTTCGCCAGCATCTCCGGGTTTCCGCCCAAGATGATGTCCGTGCCGCGACCGGCCATGTTCGTGGAGACCGTGATGGCGCCTTTGCGTCCGGCCTGCGCGACGACGTACGCCTCCTTCTCGTGCTGCTTGGCGTTGAGGACGGCGTGCGGAATCTTCTTCTTCTTCAAGATGGCCGCGATGGCGTTGCTCTTCTCGACGCTGGTCGTGCCGACGAGCACCGGCTGGCCCTGCGCATAGAGCTCTTCGATTTCACCGGCGACGGCGGTGAACTTCTCGCGCTCCGTTTTGTAGACCAGGTCTTCGCTGTCGACGCGGCTGACCGGCTTGTTCGTGGGGATCTGGATGACCCCGAGCTTGTACGTGGAGTGGAACTCGCCCGCTTCGGTGTCGGCCGTTCCGGTCATGCCGCCGAGCTTCTTGTAGAGGCGGAACAAGTTCTGGAACGTGATGGTGGCCATGGTGCGGGTCTCTTCCTGGATCCGCACGTTCTCTTTGGCTTCGACGGCTTGGTGCAGACCGTCCGACCAGCGGCGGCCCGGGAGCACGCGGCCGGTGAACTCGTCGATGATGAGCACCTTGCCGTCGTCGGCCACGAGGTAGTTCACGTCGCGCTTGTAGAGCGCGTGGGCGCGCAAGCACTGATTCAGAATGTGCAGCGACTCCAGGTTGACCGGGTCGTACAGGTTCGAGATGCCCATCAACTTTTGGGCTTGCTCGACGCCTTCGTCGGTCATGGTCACGCTGTGCTGCTTCTCGTCAACGAGGTAATGCTCGTCCTTGCGCAGGCGCGGGATCACCTCGTTGATGGTGCGGTACTTCCCGCTCGAGGCTTCTTGCTGACCGCTGATGATGAGCGGCGTGCGCGCCTCGTCGATGAGGATCGAGTCGACCTCGTCGACGATGGCGAAGTTGAGCTCGCGCTGCGCGTATTCCAGCGCGCTGAACTTCATGTTGTCGCGCAGGTAGTCGAAGCCGAACTCGTTGTTCTGGCCGTAGGTGATGTCGCTACGGTACGCGCGCTTCTTGTCGCTGTCCGACTGCGAGTTGACCACGACGCCGGTGCTGAGGCCGAGGAAGCCATAGAGCCGCCCCATCCACTCCGAGTCGCGCTTGGCCAAGTAGTCGTTGACCGTGACGACGTGCACGCCGCGCCCTTCGAGCGCATTCAGGTAGCAGGGGAGCGTGGCGACGAGCGTTTTGCCCTCGCCCGTGCGCATTTCGGCGATGGATCCCTTGTGCAGGACCATGCCTCCAATGAGCTGCACGTCGAAGTGCCGCATCTTGAGGGCACGCCAGCCGGCCTCACGCGCGACAGCGAAGGCCTCATGGAGGATGTCATCGAGGGTGGCGCCATTATCGAGTTTTTCCTTGAACTCGACAGTCTTGGCGCGCAACTCGGCATCGCTCAGCTTCTTGATGGCCGGCTCGAGCGCGTTGATGGCTTCGACGCGGGGTCGTAGCTTTTTAACTTCGCGCTCATGGGAGGTTCCGAGGATTTTCTTGAGGGCCCACGCAAACATCGGACGCGTACCCATAATCCTCCGCGCACGCGACTGCAAACATGGCGCCGTTGAGGTGCATCAAAGTTTGTCACGGCGGCTCTGGTAGAGCTCAGCCTAGTGACACTATGTGACCATATATCAGCCACATTCACGGCGGGGTCCGCACACAAGCGGCGGGAATCCCACGAGAATGATCTGCTCAGCTTGAGCGCGCAAAATCTGCGTGCATCATCGGTGCTTGTCTCGGGGGGGCTCTTCGGTTTGTTGAAGACTCGAGACCGTTAGGAGGCACAAAATCCATGAAGAGGCGCTCTTCGGTTGCGCGCTTTTACGCGGGCGCATGCGTGGTGGCCATGATCTTCGCTCCGGCGTGCGGCAGCAGCTCGCCCGCGTCGGAAAGCACGAACGTCCCTGACCCGGGCACGGGCGGGGGTGGAGGCGACGGCTTCGAGCCCGACAAAGGGCCGGGGTCCGGCGGCGGTTTTGGTGGCGGCGGCTCCAACGATGGCGGCGGCGTGCAGGACACGAGCTGCGCGACGGCGACGGGGGAGGCCAAGCGCGAGGCGACCTACCTCGAGATCGTGCTCGATGGGTCGGGCAGTATGGGCGACGACGGCAAGTGGAAGGCCGCGGTCGCGGCGCTCGATGCGATTTTCGATGAGTACTACGCGAACGCCGATCCCGAGGTGGGCGTGGGGCTGCTCATTTTCTCGGACGCGAAGGACTCGACGAAGGGACAAGGTCCGTATCCGACGGCCGCCGACGTGGAGCCAGCGTTCGTGGACAGCGCGCAGCACAAGGCCCTGCGCGCGCGCATCGATGGGACGTCGTACTCGGCCGGTACGCCGACGTACGAAGCGCTCTACGGCGGCTACCGCATGCTGAAGCCGTTCGTGCCGAAGCCTCCGCTCCGCGCGGGCGGACACAAGGTCGTCGTGCTGGTGACCGACGGTGTGCCGCGTGGGCTTTTCAGCGAGCAAACGAAGTGCACCGACGAAGCGACGCACCAGCGGCTCGCGAGCAACGCCGGGGGACCCATCGATACGTTCTCCGTGGGCATCGGTCCCTTCCCGACGCCCGACGAGACGCACGTGTACGCGCCCCGTTTCTTGTCCGAGCTCGCCGTTGCGGGCGGTACGCGGGCATCGGTCGGCTGCGATCCGGAGACGAGCGACGCGGCGAAGTTGTGCCACTTTCAGATCACCCCGGGTGGTGGGAAAAGCGTGCCGCAGCTGACGCAGGAGTTCGTGGCAGCGTTGAAGCGCATTCAGATTTCCCTGGGGTGCGACTACAAGCTGGACACGTCGGCGAACATGGACCCGGCGCGGGTGAACGTGGCCTGGACCGACGCGGCGGGCGAGCATTTGATTGTGCAAGATGCTGCGAATGGCTGGACGTACGACGACGCGCAGAACCCGACGCGGGTGCTGTTGCACGGTGAATCGTGCCAGGCGGTGAGCTCGGCGCGGGAGGCGAACCTGCGGGTCATCCTGGGGTGCAAGACCGTGGTAAACTGACGCGGCCATGGCCGTGGAGATGACGCGGGTCGAGAACGATACGCGTCTCTGGACGGGGCACGCGACACGCTACGGGCTTACCTTGGTGTTCGCGGGCGCGTTCGACTTTTGGTACCGCCGCCGGATCGCGACGCACTCCGTCGGGCTCCTCAAATTGAAGGAGCCCGGCGAGGTGCACCGCGACGTGCGGGTGCACGCTCCGGTGACGGCGGCCGGTATGACCGTGGCGCCCGCCGATGTGGACCGTGTGGCGGAGGCATGCGGGCGCGCGACGGTGCCGCATTTTTCCGTGGCGGTGACGCGCGGCGGGGGCCGGGTGGAGGCTTTGGCGTCGCGGCTGCACGATGCGCTGGCGGCGGGCTCGCGGCTCGCGCAGGAGTCGCTGCTGGTGGAGACCTTGGCGGCGCTCTGGGAGGATTACGGCGAGTCGCGCGGGGAGCGGGTGCCGGCCGAGGCGAAGGTGGCGCGTCGAGTACGCGAGTACCTGCACGCAAACTGGCGCGGCGAGGTTTGCCTTTCGGCGATGGCCGCGGCGGCGGGGCGGAGCAAGTACCACGTGCTGCGGTTGTTCCGAGAGGAGTACGGGCTGGCGCCGTACGAATATGTGACGCACTTGCGGGTGGCGCAGGCGCGGCTGCTGCTGGAGGCCGGGGTGCCCGCCGCACAGGTGGCGACGGACGTGGGGCTCTACGATCAGAGCCAGCTGCACCGGCATTTCAAGCGCATCACGGGAACGACCCCCGCGCGCTACGCGCGGGTTGCGCGGGTTGCGCGGGGCCTCGGGGCTGGGCGCCCGCGCTAACCCCGCATGCGCGTCGCGCGGTCTAACCCCGCGTGCGCGTCGCGCGCGTCTAACCCCGCATGCGCGTCGCGCGGCGGGAAACGCTGGTCATCACGTCGCGGGGTGTCCTGGGACGGCCCAAATTCGTCCGGGACAGGGCGGTGCTGTGGGGAAGGGCGCATTTCTCGCTGAACAGGAGATGGCGCGAGATTGGCAATGCGTCGGGTCAGACCTTGGTGCGCGGAGCTCCGGACCCCGCGCCCGCAAGGTCGCAGATCAGGATGATGGGTTACCGCAAGGTATGAGTGGGAGGTAACAGCCGTCCGCGTGCCCGAGAAGGCAGGGAACCAACGCCCAACGGCGTCCAGCTATCGGGAACAACACGTGGCCGGTGACGGGAAGCGCTGTGGGCGCGGACCGGTGGCCGAATTCCTCGTTGGGGTATGCAGCGCAAAAACTGCTCGTATCCACCGGAACTTTTCCTACCCTCATTTTGTCTGGCAAAGAGAAGGCCAGAAGAAGGACGTCTGAGATTGCGCGGAGCGCGCGATCACGCACCCGTTTGTGCCCCGCCCCGCCCCGCCCGTCCCGCCGCCGCGCCCCACGCCGCTGCGCGCCGCGCGCGCGGGTGGAGCTCCCGCTCGGCTTGCGCGGGGCAGTGAACCTCCTAATCGTGGGTCTCACCGGCCAACGGCGTCGCCTGCATCGACGCGCGCCCCGAGAACCCGTCGAGCCACGCAGCCAACCGCGGCCGCTTTGCGCGAAAATCGGGCAACCCACGAAACTCGAGCCAGCTGAGCGCCGTCGCCACCGCGACGTGACCGACGTGCACCGGCGCCTCGAAATCCAGCTCGCGCTCCAGCCAATCGTAACTCGCGATCAACTTCTCCACGTTGCCATCGCGCAGCGGTGCATACCGCAGTTCCTCCGGCCGCCGGACCGTCTCCCACCGAACC encodes:
- a CDS encoding DUF1772 domain-containing protein, with translation MRVLTMVALLGSALVAGVFFAFSTFVMKGLGYLPAARGAEAMNAINVAAPTAGLMVAMFGTALVCLVLGTASFVRLGDDGAAYRVLGCALYMVTILVTIFYHVPRNDALAALDPASAEGMAYWKEYLVQWTTWNHVRTVAPLGAAALLAIALRKAG
- the secA gene encoding preprotein translocase subunit SecA gives rise to the protein MFAWALKKILGTSHEREVKKLRPRVEAINALEPAIKKLSDAELRAKTVEFKEKLDNGATLDDILHEAFAVAREAGWRALKMRHFDVQLIGGMVLHKGSIAEMRTGEGKTLVATLPCYLNALEGRGVHVVTVNDYLAKRDSEWMGRLYGFLGLSTGVVVNSQSDSDKKRAYRSDITYGQNNEFGFDYLRDNMKFSALEYAQRELNFAIVDEVDSILIDEARTPLIISGQQEASSGKYRTINEVIPRLRKDEHYLVDEKQHSVTMTDEGVEQAQKLMGISNLYDPVNLESLHILNQCLRAHALYKRDVNYLVADDGKVLIIDEFTGRVLPGRRWSDGLHQAVEAKENVRIQEETRTMATITFQNLFRLYKKLGGMTGTADTEAGEFHSTYKLGVIQIPTNKPVSRVDSEDLVYKTEREKFTAVAGEIEELYAQGQPVLVGTTSVEKSNAIAAILKKKKIPHAVLNAKQHEKEAYVVAQAGRKGAITVSTNMAGRGTDIILGGNPEMLAKLDFKEQGRDPEAEPEEFAKLVAKLEISCKQEGDEVREAGGLHILGTERHESRRIDNQLRGRAGRQGDPGSSRFYLSLEDDLMRIFGGERVKALMERMGMPDDEPIEHPWVSKSISDAQSKVEGRNFDIRKNLLEYDDVMSEQRKTVYKVRQQLLIGRYTPEMVDDDGKPTGKLRAIDPLDRLRDDVKDAIRDMVLHYGTSVAPDGGGKPASVEAVKELYEMGSLQEDIYNYWGYKLEYRENDAKKPQKIYERLMDEIPRSLTEQRERLLDLVDSIIAAILEESCPGNVPPEDWKWDDIGEGFRDHFGIKPKDYVHVTDLEELAHRLYDQAEAVLQQKEKDLGTELLLKLFRHFYLTEIDRAWVEHLTNMEHLRDGIGLRGYGQRDPKQEYKKEGYTIFVTMMAEISSNVATNLFKAQVRREADVEQMQHEEAERHEAQLRAAQARHGSELDPGADQDEAPQQRQPMRRPQQQARIVQPAQRATPKIGRNDPCPCGSGQKFKKCHGAALEEEGADQDDANA
- a CDS encoding VWA domain-containing protein, encoding MKRRSSVARFYAGACVVAMIFAPACGSSSPASESTNVPDPGTGGGGGDGFEPDKGPGSGGGFGGGGSNDGGGVQDTSCATATGEAKREATYLEIVLDGSGSMGDDGKWKAAVAALDAIFDEYYANADPEVGVGLLIFSDAKDSTKGQGPYPTAADVEPAFVDSAQHKALRARIDGTSYSAGTPTYEALYGGYRMLKPFVPKPPLRAGGHKVVVLVTDGVPRGLFSEQTKCTDEATHQRLASNAGGPIDTFSVGIGPFPTPDETHVYAPRFLSELAVAGGTRASVGCDPETSDAAKLCHFQITPGGGKSVPQLTQEFVAALKRIQISLGCDYKLDTSANMDPARVNVAWTDAAGEHLIVQDAANGWTYDDAQNPTRVLLHGESCQAVSSAREANLRVILGCKTVVN
- a CDS encoding AraC family transcriptional regulator, encoding MAVEMTRVENDTRLWTGHATRYGLTLVFAGAFDFWYRRRIATHSVGLLKLKEPGEVHRDVRVHAPVTAAGMTVAPADVDRVAEACGRATVPHFSVAVTRGGGRVEALASRLHDALAAGSRLAQESLLVETLAALWEDYGESRGERVPAEAKVARRVREYLHANWRGEVCLSAMAAAAGRSKYHVLRLFREEYGLAPYEYVTHLRVAQARLLLEAGVPAAQVATDVGLYDQSQLHRHFKRITGTTPARYARVARVARGLGAGRPR